From the genome of Fulvia fulva chromosome 12, complete sequence:
TCCATCATCCCGACCATCACATCTCGGCGCCGCCCTCGCCCTCATCCTCACTCACGGCAGCATCGCCAACCACGCCCACCGAGACGCGTCACAACACAAAACACAAACACACTGAACACGGCGCTGACAAAGCCGTGACACAGTTATCCACTCCGTGGAAGAGATCACATACAATGGCCGGTCTGAGATACATTGCTCCGGCATTGGCCCTGGCAGCAGGTGCAGCCGGTGAGTCGAGATGAGAACATGGCCAGCTCAATGCCACCAGTACTGACAACAAACAGCGCAAGCATGCGGCAGCGGCTCCGGCACCACCACCATTGCTAGCAACGCCGATGCGACGGCTCTGGCTAACTGCCGAACGTACGCCGGCAGCATCGCCATTGCGACCGACACGACCGACAGCATCCAGCTCAATGGCGTGCAAACAATCACCGGCAACCTCATCGCCAACAACGTGACACAAATGGTCTCCTTGGCCGCTAAGGACCTCGAGGAGATCGGCGAGATGTTCGAGCTCGAGCAGCTTACCATCCTCTCCACACTCAACTTCCCATCTTTGAAGAAGGTCGATGCCATCAAGTGGACTGCGCTGCCAGCTCTTCAGGGCCTGTCTTTCACCGAGGGCGTGGAAGATGTTGGCTCGCTTGTCATTGACAACACACAACTCAACTCTCTCGATGGTATCAACCTCCAGGTTGTGGACGAGCTATCAGTGACCAACAACCCATACCTTACCGACATCACCATGCAACTCGGCAATGTCACCAAGTCTTTCCTTTTGGCTTCCAACGGACGCGATCTCAAGGTCGAACTGCCAAACCTCGAGTGGGCCAACAACGTCACCCTCAGGAACTGCTCGGAAGTCTCCATTCCATCTCTCGCATCGATCAACGGCTCCATGGGTTTCTACAACGGCGGTTTCGAGAGCCTTGCTGCACCAAACCTCACCAACGTTGGCGGTTCTCTGTCGTTCGTCAGCTGCGAGGCTGTAACTAACATCTCCATGCCTCAGCTGACCACTATTGGTGGTGGCTTTCAGCTCGCCAACAACACTGCGCTGCAGAGCATTGACGGCTTCCCAGCCATGGAGACTGTTGGTGGGGCCCTTGACTTCAACGGTGAATTCGATACGTAAGATGTAGAAACATGAACATGCCTGACAGCAGAGACTAACATTCTTCCAGCGTCGACCTCCCAGAGCTGAAGGATGTTCGTGGTGCATTCAACCTCCAGTCTACTCAGGACATCAACGACGTCTGCTCGCACTTCAAGCCTCTATCTGGCCAGAACAACGTCATCAAGGGTACCTTCACCTGCTCTACCACTGAGACCCCAGGCGGTGTTGGCACTTCGACCAGCTCTGGCTCCGGCGGCAGCACTTCATCGGGCGCTGCCAACCCAATGCTCATTCCCGGCGCAACAGGTCTTCTCGGTGTTGCCGCTGCCGTCTTCG
Proteins encoded in this window:
- a CDS encoding Cell surface GPI-anchored protein produces the protein MAGLRYIAPALALAAGAAAQACGSGSGTTTIASNADATALANCRTYAGSIAIATDTTDSIQLNGVQTITGNLIANNVTQMVSLAAKDLEEIGEMFELEQLTILSTLNFPSLKKVDAIKWTALPALQGLSFTEGVEDVGSLVIDNTQLNSLDGINLQVVDELSVTNNPYLTDITMQLGNVTKSFLLASNGRDLKVELPNLEWANNVTLRNCSEVSIPSLASINGSMGFYNGGFESLAAPNLTNVGGSLSFVSCEAVTNISMPQLTTIGGGFQLANNTALQSIDGFPAMETVGGALDFNGEFDTVDLPELKDVRGAFNLQSTQDINDVCSHFKPLSGQNNVIKGTFTCSTTETPGGVGTSTSSGSGGSTSSGAANPMLIPGATGLLGVAAAVFGLL